In the genome of Budorcas taxicolor isolate Tak-1 chromosome 7, Takin1.1, whole genome shotgun sequence, the window AGCGGAAGCGCACGTGGTAATTGGAGCAGCTGCGGCCTCGGGGCTGCTCGCGGTTGAGACACCAAAAACCGCGCGTGGGGTTCAGGTGTACGCGCTCGCCGACGTCCGAAGGCAGCGCCCAGTCCGTGGTGCGCGCCTCCAGCGCCAGCGGCCTTGGGCACACGCGTGCCGGCCCGTAATAGAAGCGGATCGCGGCCAGGCTCTCGAAGTCACCGTCGCCGCCCGGGTGGTCGACGTTGAACCAGGACGTCCACTCGCTGGCCTCTGCGGAGACCGCATGCGCTGGGACCCGGGCCGCCGCCGGTCGGGCCCCATCAATTCATGCGAAAACCCGGGCCTGCCCACCCTCATCTCGCGTTTAAGCCGGGCTGCCCTGCGCTCAAAAGTGCATGGGCCGGGCCAGCCCAGCCTTCCCAGATCCAGAGCCCTCGAGCACAGAAGGAGCTGCAAAGCGATCAAGGGGGGTTGTTTTCCTCTTGCAGCCCCCCTAGTTCTGCTGCTCTGCTCAGCACCTGAGCTGGCCCAGGAGTGCAAGCTGAGCTCTTGCCACTGCGTCCCCAATCCCCACCCTCAGAATTCAGAACCCTTGAGAGGTAAGGAGATGTAAGGGCAGCAGCAGGAGCCGCGCCTGAGACCAGCCCTTCTGCTGCCCTTGCCCAGCCCCCCATCAGTGCCAGCTGGGGTCTTGcttgtgctgcgcttagtcgcccagtcgtgcccaactcttcgccaccgcatggactatagcccgccaggttcctttgtccaggggattctccaggcaagaatactggagttgggttgctatgccctcctccagaggagcttcccaacccagggatggaacccaggcctcctgcgttgcaggcggattctttaccatctgagccaccagggaaacccgctAAGGGACGTTGCTTACTGCCCACTGAACCCATCAGGCACCCTCAGTTTAGGGGAAGCCAGAGGTGGGAAGGGTCTGGCCTCTCACAGGTTAGCTTCTGTTTCCATCAGCCCCCCAGGGGGTGctcactcctttcctgattcaaGAGCAAGTCAGATAGAACCTTCCTATCTGGGAAGGAGCACCAGAACTCTTGCTTCCTTGACTGAACTGAGACGGTCGTCCCACCATGCCACTCCACCCCACCTACCCTGGTTTCCTCCTGGACAAACAGCCTGGACTCTCCCTGCTCCTAAAACTGAAGACCTCTTAGGGCACCACTTCCAGGGGCCACCACGCCCAGGGACGCCTCCTGCATTCTTCACCCAGCTCACATCCCCCTTCTCACATGACCCCACCAGCCAGAGCTCACACAGAGCCCACCGCAGAACCAGGACTAAGACCCAAACTGGCTCACCTTCCCAGTCCTCCAGGGCTGGTGAGGGCTGGCCAGGGCGCAACGATGAACCTTCAAGGCCCCACGCGGTCACCGTGGGCTCCTCAGCGTCGGGAGTACCTATCAAAGGGGTAAggcatggtggggtggggggagacctCTGTGAGCTCCTGGTATGTGAGGTCCTGCCCCAGTCTCTCCTATTTCACAGAGGAGAAGCCAGACTCTGACCTCAGGGGACCCCAGCACAGCagcctccccttctccaggaagcctcccctgacctccccaccccaggctctcACAGCCCATCCCTCACTCGGACACAGCCCCTTAGGCTGGGGAAGTCTGTCCACTTCACTCCCCCAGACACAGTTCCCCCACTCTGCTCAATGGCCGTGAGTTCGGCTGGCTGAGCCCCTCTCTGCCCTCATCTTGATCTGAATTTCCCTTCATCCCTTTGCTGGCTCCCTCAGTCTACCTTACAGCCCTGCACTCGGGGCCCAGGCTGCCAAGGGGAAGTCCTTGGAATCTAGCCTGGCTTCTCTGGCTTCGAGGGGTCTCAGATAGCCAGGCTGGGCAGTGACAGACaagtcccttccctcttggagtCTCCGTCTCCCCATCTGATAAATAGGCCCAGTGCCCGGCTCTACTGAGTGTTCCAGAGATGGGAGTTTCTTTTCtgaatggtatgtgtgtgtgtgcaagaggGGAGGAGTTCGGTGAGAGGGGACAGTTCTGACCCCTTCATCCTGGGGACAAGACTGGTTGATTCAGGGCCCAAACGCTGTGGCTACCATGGATACCCTGCAGTCCCCTCTTGCCCCCAGGTGGTCCGGGAGGGAGCTCCATCTTGCCCTTGCCCCCTCACTCCACTCCCGAGGCGGGCAAGGCGGCTGCAGCGTGGGGAAGCGAGTGGGTCCCTTGGTTCTGTCTCCAGGCTCCGGCTGCTTGCCAGACGTTAGGGCGCCTGGAGGGGGTGCTGGGCGGGGGTCCAGGGGCGCCTCACCTCGGGCCCCCGCCAGGTGTGCGGCGGCAACACAGAGCCAGAGCAGTGTCGGCAGTGACGCCATGGCCAGGTCCGAAGGTCGGAGGGAGGGTCCCAGCTCCGCTGCGCACTCGGGTCGGACTCCCGCGGGTCTGGCGGCAGCtggggctgaggatgggggaggcACGCGGCCACAGGCCACGCCCCAAGCAGGCCACGCCCCGTCTGAGCAACTCCCCGGCCCGAGGTGACTTGGGTGACCAGCCCTCTGGGGCGACCCCCTCGGTGCATCCGGCTGTACCTCCGCCCTCGGGCTTGGCCTGCGTCCCCTCGTCGCCTTCCTGAGCCCACCCTCCCTTCTCCACGTCGGGAAGTGCCTCCTGGAACAGAGCCTGAAGCCGTCCGGACATTCAGGCTTTAGGCAGCCCTTGAGGCGGCTAGAAATCCTCCCCCGGGTCTCGCTTCGAATCTGTTGGCTTTAGGTCGCCCCGAGCGGGCTGGCAATCAATCCCACCCGGAATCCACCCGCCACTCCTGTGGCTCCAGTTTTCTCGGAGGCCAGCGGGAAGTCCCATGTGCGTCTGCCCTCCATCCCTCCCGCCTTGGGCCACGGGACGACCGGTGGGCAGTCCCCCCCGCCCCAGGCTGCCCGCCCCCGCGGCAGACGCGGCGCACAGAGGAGGCCCAGGCGAGGGGGCAGTGGTGGTGCGTCTGTTTATTGGCGCGGGCGCCCGTCAGAGCGCCGCGATGCAGTCGGTGCCCGTGTACCCCGGCAGGCGCAGAGCGAACTTTCGGCGCACGTCGTCGGGCACGAACCTGCCCGCCACGAAGTGGTGGCGCCCGGAGAAGCGGCCGGCGCAGCGCTTGGGCGCCGCCAGCGATACGAGCACGTCGGGTCGTAGCCCGTCCTCGGCGTCGCCGCCAGTCTCTGGGTCCCAGCCTGGGGGAGGAAGGGTGGGGGGCGGGAGCCGAGGCTGGGAGGGGTGCTGGCTTTCAGGAGAACCGCCGCCCACCACCCACTTTCCTTCCCCAGCCTGCGCGGCCTTGACTCTGACACGTGAGTCCTGGTCAGACCGGCCTCCCCGTAAAACCGAGCGTCTGCCTTCAGCCcagtttctcctccctccttggaTGTGTCTCCCTCCCCCTCTGGCCACAGCCTTTGCCTTCATACTTGCGTCTCTGCTCCCGTCCTGGGACCCAATCTTCCTCCTCCATCTGACTCAACCTCTGCCATCAGACTACATTCCTACCTGCGGCTCTTCCCAGTCAGACCTGTCTGTATCCCTCCCTCCCTAACAGCCCTAAGCGCCCCCTCTTAGACTGAAGCCTCTTTCCACCCAGACCTCGAAGCCTCCTCTGACCAGATCCCCACCCTCTACTCAGAATACACTTCTCATCTCCATCCTCAGTTAAGCCTCCCCCACCAGACCTGTCTCTCTGCGCCAGGTTCTTGCCTCTGAAGATATGCCCTGCCCTTAGCAACGTGAGCATCCATCCTCCTCCTTCTGACTGGAGACTCTTCCCTCTGACCTGCCTTCATCCTCAGACCAGATCTTGGCTTTTGGCTTGACAggtcccagcccctccctcactGGACAGTAGCCTCTGCCATATCTCAGATGAGCCTCCACCTTCAGACTTGGGCTCTTGCCTTCTCTCCCCCCTCCAACCTGTCTGGGGCCACTGACTGAAAGCCTCCTCCCtctgactttttatttatttaaaatgtgtgtttatttattttttggccacacagtgcagcatgtgagattttagttccctgaccagagctcacaccagtgccccctgcattgaaagtgcagagtcataacccctggaccaccagggaattcctcctcCCTCTGACTTTAATCCTGCCTTCTCTGACCCTAGCTTCCACCCTCAGACTAGGGGCACTAATAACCCCTCCTGAGCTAACAGGGCGACCCTCTCTGTCCTAGGCTGTCTGTTCAGACACCAGCTTGCAGCCTCTCCCCCTGACCAGGCAGCCCACCTCCTCCTTTGCCCACCATCCCCAGCTCTGTGGCATCCTGTGGCTATAACCCTGGGCTCTTGTAAGCCGGAGGATGTCCCCTGAGTCTGGTTGCCCCCACGGAGGGTCCGGCTGGCTAGCAGCTGTTTGTTCCGTCTGCCCATTGCCTAATGGTTCCAACAGGCATGGGGCGGCGGCCAGGATGGGCGAGGCCTTTGCCGAGTGAGCTCACGTCTGCCTGGGCGACTGGGCCAGGATGGGCAGAGGGCACGCCGTGCAGGGTGTAAAGGGGAGGGAGCCAGGGTCACCTGGGCGCCAGGCTGGGCACTGCCCATCCAAAGGATGGACATGACCCTCGGCCTTGCCCAGAGTGTAGAAGCCATCCGCGGTGAGGAAGCATGCTCTGGTGGGCAAACAGGCTTCCGCCCAAGCCCACCTTCCTGCCCCTCGTGCCCCCCCTCCACCTGGCGTGCCTGAGGGGATGTCCAAGCTCACAAGCGGGATGGACAGTAGCTTGAGTGTGGCCAGCGCGCGTGTGCAAGGACCCCCGACCTCGGCCGGCTCCACACCAGGGCCCAGCACAGCGTCCACCACCAGCCTGTATGCGTTGTTGATGAGCTGGACCTGGGAGAGCGAGGCAGAGGCATGGTCAGGGCAGCCTGGAGGCTCTGTCCCCCACCACCCCTCGGCTGCCACCCAAGCTGACCTCTGCGGGCAGATAGGACAGGAAGGGGATGTCCATCTTCTCACACTGAGTAGTCAGGTCCCGGTGCAGTGGGTCCGCTGAGCGCGTGGGGTAGAAGATGGTGGGTTCGTACTCCTGCGGGAAGCAGGAAGGGGTCGGCACTGGGACCCTCCCCGGCTCCCCACCGGGCCTCTGCTCCCAGCTTGGCAGGAACTGCCTGACGCAAGCACTGGCCATATTCTGTCTCCCCCCCCCACCCGGGACACTGACCAGAGGAGCAAGCGACATTTTCAGGACTGCGGGGTGggtggtggcggggtgggggtggggggggggtgtgacCCTGGGAGGCCCAGGGCGTCCTCGCTACTCACGAACACCCGCAGGTGCCGCGCGCACGCCAGCCCCACCGCTCCGTTCTGCTCTGGGCCGCACACGACCAGCGCCGTCCTCTGCTTCCGG includes:
- the YJEFN3 gene encoding yjeF N-terminal domain-containing protein 3; the encoded protein is MSSTDGPDLAEAPEERCFLSTAEAAALERELLEDYRFGRQQLVEWCGHASAVAVTKVFPLPALPRKQRTALVVCGPEQNGAVGLACARHLRVFEYEPTIFYPTRSADPLHRDLTTQCEKMDIPFLSYLPAEVQLINNAYRLVVDAVLGPGVEPAEVGGPCTRALATLKLLSIPLVSLDIPSGWDPETGGDAEDGLRPDVLVSLAAPKRCAGRFSGRHHFVAGRFVPDDVRRKFALRLPGYTGTDCIAAL